GTCGTGGTGGTGTGCGCGGATCTGGTCAGCGAATTTGTTTTATCCGGGTTTTCGGCGCTGCAGGCGTTGTCACGTCTTCCCAGTCGGCCGTTTGACGTTGAACGCAGCGGCCTGACGCTCGGAGAAGGGGCGGCTGCCGTGGTGTTGATGGATGAAGACACGGCCAAGCAAAACGGTCTGCCCACGGACATTGAGTTGTGTGGCTGGGGGATCGCCAATGACGCCAATCATATCACGGCGCCGGCCCGTGACGGCTGCGGCCTGATTCTGGCCGTGGAACAGGCGTTGACTCGCGCCGGACTCAACGCCGATCAGGTGGCGGCCATCAGTGCCCACGGCACCGGTACGGTGTACAACGATATGATGGAACTGACCGCGTTTCAGGCGCTGTTCGGTGACCGCGAACTGCCGATCAATTCCATCAAAGGTGCGCTCGGCCATACTCTCGGTGCTGCCGGGGGTCTGGAAGCGGCGCTGGCACTGCCCGCTTTACGTGAACGCCGTCTGCCACCCACCTGCGGGCTGGTGCAGGCCGAACCTCTGGCCGGTGAGCGGGTGAAAAATGTGGCGCAATCCTTCACCGGTGACGTGCTGTTGTCGACCAATTCCGGTTTTGGTGGCGTTAATGCCGCCCTGCTGTTGAAACGGAGGGACGCATGAACCGCTATCGTATGGCCGGATTCGGCTGGGTAAGCAGTTATGGCTTTGGTCGTGGACTCAGCAGCGGTTTTGCCGGATTTGGGCCGGGCACCTTGCCGCAACTGCAACGCCAGGATCTGTTCGATAAGCCGGATCGGCGTTTCGGGCGCATGGACCCGTTTTCCCGGTTGGGGCTGGCCGGTATTACCCTCGCTCTGCAGGATGCCGACATGGATCACTGGCAGCAGAAACGCCGGGTCGCGATTCTGGCTGAAACCTACAGCGGCTGTTTGGAGACCGACTGCGACTATTTTACCACGGTGATTCCCGAACAGGGCGCGCTGGCCAGTCCGCAATTGTTTGCCTATACGTTGTCCAACACCTTTCTCGGTGAGGCGGCATTGCGTTTCGGGTTGACGGGCTGCTGCGAAGTGGTCAACAGCTGTCGACCGGATGGTCTGGCCGTGGTGGATAATGCCCTTGACCTGTTGGATGGCGATGAAGCTGATGCCGTCGTGGTCGGTTTTTGTGATCTGGATGATTATGGTGTACTGCAAGCTCCGGGCAGTCTGTTTCTGGTGGTGGATAACGCGCAAAGTGCCACTGCAACCACTCTAACACGTGAGGCATCCGGTGCTTTGCTCTTGGCTGGGCAACCGCTGGCCTGTGCCATGGATCTGGTCTCACGATTAAAGGCATGACGCCTGCCGGGGCGCGTCCCGGTGACCTTGCCTTTGATCTTAAAATAAAAAAGAAGACAACAGCCATCTGCTGACCAAGATAACGAACGACGAAATAAAGGGAACACAAGGGAGAAATAATCCATGAAAATGAAGTTGGTTTATCCGCGCTGGGCCAAGCTGGAACGGCAAACCGAGTTTCACCTGCCGCCCCACGGACCGGTGGTCTTCGCCGCCACGGTTCCTGACGACGTTGAACTGAGTTTTACCGATGAAAACGTCCAGACCCTCGATTTCGATGAACCCGCCGATCTGATCGCGCTGTCGGTGATGCTCACCTGCCAGCTGCCGCGCGCCTTTGAGATTGCCGACGAATATCGCAAGCGCGGCAAAACCGTCATGTTCGGCGGCATTGCCACCACCCTGCATGCTGAAGAGGTGCAACAGCACGCCGACTGTGTATTCATCGGTGAGGCCGAAGGGCGCACCGAGCAGGTGATTCGTGATTTTGAGCGCGGCGAACTCAAGCCGGTCTACAACTACCTGCAACAGCATCCGCCCATCGAACTGGTGGGTACGGCGCGCCGCGACATCCTCGACCGCGACTGCTACAACTACCGTGGCGTACAGATGCTCGATCTGGTTCATGCCTCGCGTGGCTGCAAGTTTAAATGTTTCCCCTGTTGCACCGGTTATCTCGGCGGTCAGGTGTTCCGTCCTCGGCCCATCGACAAGGTGATCGCCGAGATGGAGGCGATTCCCA
This region of uncultured Desulfuromonas sp. genomic DNA includes:
- a CDS encoding beta-ketoacyl synthase N-terminal-like domain-containing protein, giving the protein MKNVVITHASAVTGLGTSLDAIWTALLAGHTAIAEVKRFDTDHYLAKVAACVPDLTADVGGSRLYPLLDQLLDQLPRLPEDARLFTATTKGAIDLLEQGRRDGLEAAQLQASLPVTMTRWVAQQLACNDPGQNVNAACASSTQAIARGAALIAYGQARCVVVVCADLVSEFVLSGFSALQALSRLPSRPFDVERSGLTLGEGAAAVVLMDEDTAKQNGLPTDIELCGWGIANDANHITAPARDGCGLILAVEQALTRAGLNADQVAAISAHGTGTVYNDMMELTAFQALFGDRELPINSIKGALGHTLGAAGGLEAALALPALRERRLPPTCGLVQAEPLAGERVKNVAQSFTGDVLLSTNSGFGGVNAALLLKRRDA
- a CDS encoding beta-ketoacyl synthase N-terminal-like domain-containing protein is translated as MNRYRMAGFGWVSSYGFGRGLSSGFAGFGPGTLPQLQRQDLFDKPDRRFGRMDPFSRLGLAGITLALQDADMDHWQQKRRVAILAETYSGCLETDCDYFTTVIPEQGALASPQLFAYTLSNTFLGEAALRFGLTGCCEVVNSCRPDGLAVVDNALDLLDGDEADAVVVGFCDLDDYGVLQAPGSLFLVVDNAQSATATTLTREASGALLLAGQPLACAMDLVSRLKA